TGAGGGACTTTCAACGGAGAAAATAAAGGACAAGCAAGTAGTGCTAGTCACTTTCTTTTCTGGGCCAAAAGTATAATAAGcaatttcctttttaattttttagtcGGTCTATGAAACTTCCAAATTATTATAATTCTTAGTTAATTAAGAACTAACCTAGGTGATTGACAATTCGGGGGCAAAGCATGTGCATTCCtgaaatccaagaaaaaaagggaTACATTGGCCATGGATAACGAAAGTATAACTACAGCGGGGAGAAAAACCAAGGATGAGGGATTCTCAATGGAGAAAACAAAGGACAAGCAAGTAGCGCTGGTCGCTTCCTTTTCTTGGCCAAAAGTATAATAAGCAATTTCCTTTTTAACGTTTTTGGTCGGTATGTGAAACTTCCGAGTTAAGTCTCTACTTGCGGTAACAAGGACTGATTCATCATTCATGTTTGCGTGGGGTTAAATTGAAGCCCATGAAAGCGGACATCTAACCAACCGCCACGTGTACTTCATGATTCAGTGCACATCCAAAGGACATGTGTGTCTGTGACATCTGAACCAAGTCAGCACCTGTGATCTAAGCCTCCCCAACAAAAAGTGGAAGCCTCCCCAACAAAAAGTGGAACCATATATTCCCGCACTGTACCAACTGAATTAGATGCATATCTTCTTCAGACCCCAAAGCAAGGAATTCAATTCACATTTTCAACGAACACCCTTGCCTTGcttccttccttccttccttcttTTAACCCATTTCACCAAATTAAGAAAACTGTCTCCATTTGGTTGCCCTGCAATCACCATTCACAAACCATAATAGGTAATTGCTTGCTTCTTTATTCCATTTCACCAATTTCCACTGGTTTCTCAACTTGAGCTCGATTGCTTGCTCATGGTTGAGGTTCTGATGAAAACCTTATTTGTTTCCATACCTCTGTACAGAAACTATATCATtttcttgaatctctcttttctcttagtGGCTTCTGCTATCTTGGTTATATACAGTTCCCACTCTTCACAAATTCTAGTTCTACGCATTCACAGCAATAATAATGAGCAAGGCTGCGACAGTTTTCTTGGTATAGGTGACTACGAGGAAAAGTGCCTGTACCTTAAATCCGAAAACCCATGTGTCTCCCAAGGCTATATTGATTATCTTTACATCTTCTATTGCAGTTTTGGCAGTTTTCCCTTTTTGGGTTATGGCTTTTTGTTGTTCTGGCTTCTGGTTTTGTTCTATCTACTGGGTAATACAGCTTCTGAATACTTTTGCTCTTCACTTGAGAGTCTATCAAGGCTTTTGCAGTTGTCCCCTACAATTGCTGGGGTAACTCTTCTCTCCCTTGGCAATGGAGCCCCTGATGTCTTCTCCAGTTTTGTTTCATTTATGGGTAGTGGTGGGACGAACATTGATGTTGGTCTCAACACAGTTCTGGGAGGTGCCTCCTTTATATCCTGTGTTGTGGTTGGAATCATAAGCATTTCAATTCGCAAAAGGCTTGTTCGAGTTGACAAATCTGACTTCGTGCGAGACACCTCCTTCTACCTTTTGGTTATCGTGTGCTTGATTCTGATCTTGATTCAGAAAGAAATAGATGTGTGGGCTGCCATGGCTTTCTCTTCACTTTATATTGTTTATGTGATTGGGGTTTACGTATCACATACGCATAGGCGGAATTCTGGTAAAACAAGTGAATCACACAGTAATTTGAGCAACGGTAGTCATGACTTGACGGTACCAATCATGAGTAGCATGGAGAGGGATGGAAATGAAGAGCTTAGTGCTGCAGAGGAAGGAGCTTTAGAACACATTTCTGCCGTAGAAGAAGTCAAGAAAGGCTGCTTTCAACTCCCCCGACCATCAGATTCTTGTCAAATGTTGATCTTCATACTTGAGTTGCCTCTTTATATTCCTAGGAGattgacaattcctgtcgtttgtGAGGAGAGATGGTCTAAACCATATGCAGTTGCTTCTGTGACACTAGCACCAGTGCTGTTGTCATCCCTTTGGAACCATCAGTATGCAAACGCTGCCTTCGAGACTAGCCTTTGGATCTATTTGATTGGATCAATTATTGGACTAGTTTTCGGGTTTGTTGCATGTTTGACAACAGAGAAGTCAAGCCCACCAAAGAAATGCTTATTTCCTTGGCTTGCTGCTGGCTTCTTGATGAGTGTTGCTTGGAGTTACATTACAGCTCAGGAACTTGTGGCCTTGTTAGTCTCAATAGGGTACATATTAGGTGTTAGTCCTTCAATATTAGGACTAACAGTCCTTGCTTGGGGTAATTCACTTGGGGATTTGATAACCAATTTGACCATGGCTTTGAATGGAGGACCAGATGGAGCACAGATTGCCTTTTCTGCCTGTTATGCTGGTCCTATCTTCAACACTCTCTTTGGATTGGGGCTATCATTTGTTGGCTCTTCTTGGTCAAAATATCCTTCGGCTGTTGTCATTCAAGGAGATCCATACCTCTTGGAGACATTGGGTTTGTTGGCAGGAGGCTTGCTATGGGCACTTGTGGTGTTGCCAAGAAGGGATATGACCCTTGATGGGGTCTTGGGGGGCGGTCTTTTAGTTATATACACCATTTCTATGTCTTTGAGGTTAATTCAAACACTTGGGGGGCGGTCTTTCCAGCTACAAACAGTCGTAGCATGACTGAATTGTAATAAGGCTTTGTGTAGTGTGTTTGACTAGCTTAAGTCTGTAATTACCTGTAAAAAAGGAGCATCTATCTTCAGGAAAATATGAAGTTGTTTCCTCAAATTTCAGGGAGAAAGGAGGGAATTCAGTGAAGCTTAGGCCTTACCCTCAACGCAGATGGTATACTTGACTGAAGATGGTATGCTTTTGCACTTGTTcacaaagtttttttttgttttttttttaaagacactTGTTAACAAAGTTGAAGTCGGTAGTGTTTGCCTATTTGAGTTTCCGAAAGACACAAATTGGTTACTCACATTGTGAAGAAGTGAAGTTATTAACAGAACGATTTATGAAGTTTGAGCTTGGTTTGTAGCTGTATGAATTGaactttctttttgttgtttaaCTATACAATTTGAATTGATGTTCCGAGActaaacccctaaaccctaactgCCTATAATGACTAATCAAATTTGAAATCAGGTTTGGACTTCCAAATGCATTGCAACTGGTTGTTagctaaaaactaaaaagagttttttttttttttttgaagtgccCGCAAGCAAGAAATATATTCATAAGCCAGAATAGgctgttacatacccttccgttgccatttagacagacaagaagatagtggtagtacccacagtggtacatagaaataaacCTACTCATTGTACTATTAGGTACGTAGAACATAATGGGAGgcccctttggtactacgccggaggcgctagaaGGATCCGGCCCTCCCAACCTAACTATTACCCAGtaatctagtcgcctagagacctcaattggtgtacaactagagacactGAGAATTAAGTCGACAAGACCAAAACCAATAGCTAAAACTAGGTGCACAGAAGTGCCTAGACTGTCCCTGAAAATAGGGAATTATTGACTAAAGAAAACTAGATAAAAGGTAGGGCCCAGAGACCCCAGCCCAAACTGCAGCCCAGAATAGGCCCACAGCCACTGCCAAAGCCCAGAGAAAGCTAAACCAGAAGATTGCCATCCCCAACCCTTCCCGGCCCTAGACCAGCCTCGCTGCGCCGCCCCCCATCTCCACCACTGATGTCGGACAGAAAGACGTCGTCACCGCGGGACCACCAGCGAGAAACACCACTAATCATCATCCCAATCCCACACTAGGCCGCACCCTGAACTCTGCGCCATAACCAAGCCGGCAACCCGATCACCATCGACAACCAGTCGAGCCAACATCAGATCCAATCCGGCGAAGTGGCCCTCCGAATGCCGACCATCACCTTAAGCCGCAACTCCCCAGCAGAGCCCCGAGTCCGCACCAATCCAATCTGCAACCACAGCTCGACTACGCCATCCACCGAGAAAGAGAGCGTAGGACATTCCCAGATCTCCTCCTCCAAACCTGAAGCACAGCCTTAATTACCCGTCCGGCCGCACCCAACGTGCGTTGGCTAGGCCAGAGGCCGTCGCCATTGCCGGGGCATAGCCGGACAGGCGCTAGCACAGTGTCGGCGACTAGGGTTTCTAGAGAGAGTTGGACGGTGTATAGTGGTGTTTagtattgttgttgattttcctgaaaagaaaaagttaaTTACCACAAAATAGAAAGATTTTATGGTACGTAAACCTGTTTTTGACTATTTATTGTCTCAATTTTCATGGAAAGTCCTATCTAGGGTCTCTGGTGGTATCAGTTTCCATCATTTAACGATTGAGTTGACGGGAAAAATGGAACTCTCACGCTGATACTTTGTTTGTCGATTGAGCCAAATATTTTGTAATCTTACCTAGTGTAGCAGGAGTGCCTTGAGTCCTTGAGGCATGTTGGCTTTTGGACTAGGCAATCACCATGCAAAGACAGACCATGAAACACTAGAAAATGAAATGTCTCAGACAGCCATGAAATTGGTTGGAAAATTAGAATCAAACCCTCAAAACTCACAAGGTTAATCATGTCAACGTATGTGTAATAATAGTTTTCTGATGAACTATCTACTACTGTAACCTTTTCTAACCATAGCTGGTGGCATTAGGCCTCAGAGTTGAAACAAATATAGCTGATGATCCAAGCAAGAGCAGCACACTTCTATGACTACTCAGACTTGTAGGCTGCGGATATGGAAAAAATTTTCCAATCAGGCAAGTTGTCATTGTTTGGAAGTCCATTGTGGGACGGAAATATTGTTGCCGATCAGATTTGGATTAGAAATCCTCTTGGAAAGGTAAGATAAATCAAATCCAACCAGATATCTCTTCGACCTCATCTATGAAACAAAATCTTTCTCCTCCTTTTGCGACCTTCAGCCACCATAACTTGAACCTCTTCTCATGAATCATGATCATCTCCTCCATCTACTTCTAATCCAATTTGGCTGAAGTGTGATCCAGATTCTCCCTCCGTCTTCTCCTACTCCAATTCAGCTGAAGCTTGATCCAGATTCTCCCCTCCatcttctcttcattttttttttctacaatGAAGATTGTTGATCTTTGACCTTGATCTCGATCTCGAGCTATTGATTATATCTAGACTTGTACAGTGAATGATGTGATGAGACTAATATGGACTCGTATACTGTGAAAGATCTAATGAAATTGACTTGGAATTGTTTGCATCGTTTGCCATCAACTCCGCGTCAGCTTCAAACGAACGTCGCCGATgggaatttttttaattttaatattttcaaTATCCCTTTAGAAATCTTGCTCCACCAAACACTTACAAGATTGATTGTAATCAAATCAAATCCAATCCAATCTATTTATCTAATCCAGTCAAACTCACCAAACGCGGTAGTGTTTGACTAGCTTAGATTTGTAAGCTTTGCGGAGTGAATGATgtaattttttatctttttttagaaaattacacacaaatgtcattttgaaactttaattagccataaggccacctaatttATCTTGTACACATAAGATCACTTGCATCTTCAAATTATTTCTTctctgacaattttacccttccaCCTAAACTAGTTGCTcgacccctctctctctctctctctctctctctctctctctctctctctctctctctctctctctctctctctctctctctctctctctctctctctctctctctctccgtcaGACCCGTCTTCTTTTCCTCGTTCTACATTTCTAgagttttcttcaatttgagCCGTCTGGCGAGGGATCTAAGAGTAGCTTTGAATGGCATTGAAGCGTTGGAAAATCAAACAATGGAGTACTGAGGTCCGATTGTGAAGTCGGAGCAGGTGCAGCTCTCCGAGTAGATGTAGGCCAGAGTCAGAGCTAATTTCAGATCGCCGCAACAACAATTGAATTTGACGGCTCACAGAGGTCCGATTGGCTAGGTTGGGAAGCATGTCCAATTGTTGGAATCAAAGCAGGTCAAAGTGTAAGCTAAATTCTGATCGCCATCGAAGCATGCCAGGGCCGGAGCCGAagcttttcttctttaattgctTCTCAGATCCAGTTAAAATCCAGAATTCTAGTGGTTACAGTTGCTGAGTGTCTCTATCAGAAGTAATAGACTTGGGCACTCCATGCAAACGAACCACGTCTCTGAAAAACAATTTGGCTATATTGGAAGCATCAACAGTCTTTTTACAAGTGATAAAGTGCGCCATCTTGGAGAACCTatcaactaccacaaacacaGAATCCACATCCCTTTGGGTACGGGGTAATCCCAACACAAAGTCCATAGCAAGATCCTGCCAAATATCTTTAGGAATACGTAAAAGTAAATAAAGACCAGTATTTTGGGACTGACCCTTAGAAACCTGGCAAGTGTAGCACTTCCTCACAATGGCTCCTACATCCTTCTTCAGctgtggccagaaatacctctcctcaaggctagcaatagttttATCTCGGCCCAAGTGTCCACTCAAACGCCCCTCCATGCAGATTTCTGATTAGTTTCTCCCTCAATGATGAACTAGGAATACAAAGCCGATTGCCCTTGAATAAATAACCATCATTCACATAGAAATCTACAACTGCATGATTGCTACTGCACTTGGCCCAAATCTCCTTAAaatcaacatcttcctcatataATTCCTTCAAGAGATCAAAACCCACAATCTCCTGAGCTAAAGTGACCAACAAGGAAGctctcctactcaaagcatctgccaccccattaagagtaccagatttatgctgaattacaaaaggaaatttctgcagaaaactcacccaTCTTGCATGCATCTTGTTCACAGTTTTCTGACTATTAAGGTACTTCAAGGCTTGATGATCAGTGAACAATACAAATTCTCTCTAGATTAAGTAGTGCTCCCATTGCTTCAATGCCcggaacactgcataaaattcctgatcataagtactccacttctgACAAGCTTCACTCAATTTTTCACTAAAGAACGCTACTAGCCTCTTCTATTGTGACAACACAACACCTACTCCcacgccactagcatcacattccACCTCAAACACCTTGTCGAAATTGGGAAGAGCAAGAACCGATGCAGTACATagtttctccttgattaaaGCAAAactcttttcttgttcttctccccactggaatttgcctttcttcaaacattcagtaataggagcagtaatggtactgaaatCTTGAACAAATCTCCTGTAGAAAGTAGCCAAACCATGGAAGCTTTGCACCTCAGAAACTGTTTTTGGGGCTGGTCATTCTCGTATAGCTCTTatcttctcttcatcaacctgaatgccttcttctccaaccacaaaacCTAGAAACAACAGCTTGCTAGTACAGAAAGTACACTTTTTCAGGCTAATGTACAGTTAATTTTCCTGTAAAGCTCCCAGAACCTGCTTCAAATGTATaagatgttcttctttggtcatgctatatatcaatatattatCAAAATACACCACAACAAAAGAACCAATAAAAGGACGAAGAACCTGTTTCATTAGCTTCAACCCGAATGGCATCACCATCCACTCATATAACCCATCATTGCTCTTAAAGGCTGTCTTCCACTCATCCCCTGGCTTGATTCGAATCTGATGGTAACCACTTCGAAGATCTATCTTGGTAAACACCTTGGAACCCTCCAACTCATCAAGCATGTCCTCCAAATGAGGAATAGGAAACTTGTACTTCACAGTTATCTTATTTAtggccctgctatcaacacacatccgccattgattgcccttcttaggaacaaggaggactagaattgcacaaggactcatacttTCACGAATGAACCCTTTTTTCAGCAAGTCTTCAATTTGCTCCCTCAGAATCTCATTTTCCTTAGGACTCATGTGATAATGGGCAGATTAGGCAAATTGATAAACAGGAGTCATGGCAATTTTATGACTATTCCACATAAACATCATCACATTAGCTCGACCTTTATAAGtcacatccacatcatattgccaaggtcgcccaaataaaatataacaagcatccatatcaataatatcaCACAGAACTTCATCTCTATAATGCTTATTACCAATGGATACTGGTACTTTGCAGGACTTAGCAACtcgaacttgtggacctttcttgacccatCCCAGAGAATAAGGTGATTCATGAGGCTGTGTAGGTAACTGCAAATACTCCACCAATTGCTTGGCTACGAAATTTTCGTAGCTCCCATTATCCACAATTAGattgcacactttgttattaatggaacaaaGTGATCTGAAAATATTGTGCCGCTGACCATCTTCCTTAGGAGATAATAAGATCCTAtgcaacacaatattaaccttCTCAGGAGACTCCTCCACTGCAAACTCAACCCCTTCATATTCATCACCTCTTCCAActtcttctccatcttcatcataatcatctaTAAGGGCAGTTTGTCTCCTCTCATGACACACATTAGACCTATGTCTAGGCTTGTTGCATCTATAGCAAACTTCTGTTGTAGGCCTCGCATAAAGATTATTAGGCTTCTGATTTGGGACCCTACTTTGAGCACCACTAGAACTGCTAGAACCGCTAGTCCCTTTAAAAGGAGGATTGGAAACCCTAGGAGTACTCTCTGTATTTTGCTGTATGACTTTTCCCTTGCCAGCTGAGGAGTTCACCAACTCTGTGCTTCTCTGATAGGTATACCTCTAGAAGGAAGAAGCTCGTGAAGGCTTCTCTAATAATTATGCTTTCAATGCTAGGCTTGAAGCTTTTGTCACAGTCCACACAGTTTGCAATCCAATTTTCTCCTGAATGAATTTGTTTAGCCCACTAATATTTAGCCACCTTATGACTTTCAGTTTCTCCTAGTTCATTACGCTCTTAATAGCGTAAGAACTCAGCAGTGTACTCAGTCACGATCCTAGTGCCTTGGACACAATCAATATACAACCTATACAAaatctgctcataatcatcTGGCAAGAATCTCTCTATCATCAGCTGTTTCATCCTTCGACATGTTTGAATGCCCTGCTTCCTCTGCTTCTTTTGAGTATTCTGCAACTTATCCCACCAAACTGTAGTAGTACTCTTCAGTTGCCAAGCAACATGCTTAACCTGCTTGTGTTCAGGAACCTCTataatctcaaagaatctgTCCACCTGAAGCTGCCAATCCAGATAATCTTCCACACCTAAGTTgcccgaaaagaaaggaatttcaaccttgactttgtaatcctggTCTGCTTGCCCCTGTTGTTCAGGTTGCACAATttcttcataatcaaattctgaattatcaacaacttcaccacgtggagccctaactcgctagcctccttccccgcctctattccgattgttgttgttgttgttgttgttgttgttgttattattcCTCTCTCCCAACATtccacgaatttctccaatctgagTATTCAAGGAGTTGAAggcagcggtaaacgctgcTGTAAGAGATTCAAGATCTGCTTttgtaacttcacccattgctactaAGGTAAATAAGAGAGACAtggaagacctgctctgataccacctgacgcagtcggaaagatcaccgaaggtttacaagcaataaacctaacacAAAGGtgctggagtccaccagagataaaagagaaaaatctcaatttgattgataatatgataaaagataggttctgcagccgtttaaggttgcttatatatgagaaaagaaaccctagggtgactaacaatgaaactctaaagcccacgggtaaaaataaaacaaatccaaaacaaactaggaaatcaaaaattctgaaaaacaataaattgcagttttgaggctCTAAaagaccccgaaagcccgaaaaagcccactCATCATGGCCAAGCCACGAGTTTTGTTCCTGGTGTCGTTCCCTTTCCGGAAACCTATAACAATCACGAATCAGACACCGAATGCCAAAGTTGCAATAGTAACttgggctttcctccttttgcaCGATCAAGCTATTCTTTAATTCGGATTGCCATTCGTTCTACATCAGGCCAGAGAGAGGAGTCTTAGCTTGACCTCTCCTATTATCCTCCAGTGATGGTGGTGACAACACGAACAATTTCTTGACCTTATGGTGGATCCGAGCCTCCTTGCTCTTCTCTGGCGAGAAACTGGCCAGATGATCTTTTTTCTTGGGAATAATTGGGACTAATATGTCgttgatttgatttgtttttattgGGAATAACTGACAACACGAACATGatccttttatttttgtttaagaTTGGTTTTTTTTGTATGAGGATTGGTggtctcttcttctttggttgatGATGAATGTTCTTCCTAGTATGAATTCATCTATTTTGTGGTGATGGAGTTTCTTATTTTATGTGTTCATTTGGTTATGGTTGATTCAGATTCATTTGGATGTTCACATGTTTGTGTAAATCTAGGGTTCTTCATTTTGCCAAAAATTCCCAAGTATTCTAGAAGAATCTTGAgttttgagtcatcttgaagccacatggtctcctaatgctctcaggtttcctagccACATCAGGACTCCTactttgactgggattcctagtctgACCAGGAATAcaccatttcttcatttcagctcatttctgcatCCCTTGTGCCTTGACTTTGTCATCTCCAACGTCTCACATCCTTCTCATGtgtctttaagctcatttccttgttATTTTCTtcgatgtacctagaaaatagaaactaaattaaaaaaatgattaagtaaaggaaataactaagcaaaatatggagaattaaatattaaaatgttgCATTAAAATGTTCCTATCGTATGGCAAAGCATAGAATCAATTAAGAACAAAAAGATGAatgcatacaaagttctttttacttcccttagttaaattaactagatgaacgccccatagttaaccctattaatcatgcaattactagtggtagctaattACTAACAAGAACACTCTTCACTCATTAAACATattggaagtttgatcaattcaagtcaagaacgcaagttagaacgctaatcaagcatgcaagactcattgttaatttacctaaataattataggttttccacttaaatTATTAAAGCCTAAGATGCTAGCACCTTAATAAGaattcaattacatgttcatcaacctaagtatgcatTCAAAGATCAATTTACACATAAAAGACGGGATTGAAGttcgaaattaacaatcatgctTAAACATATAGAAATCGCAATTTTTCAATCTAAAAtcctaaaac
Above is a genomic segment from Rosa chinensis cultivar Old Blush chromosome 3, RchiOBHm-V2, whole genome shotgun sequence containing:
- the LOC112193046 gene encoding cation/calcium exchanger 2 encodes the protein MVEVLMKTLFVSIPLYRNYIIFLNLSFLLVASAILVIYSSHSSQILVLRIHSNNNEQGCDSFLGIGDYEEKCLYLKSENPCVSQGYIDYLYIFYCSFGSFPFLGYGFLLFWLLVLFYLLGNTASEYFCSSLESLSRLLQLSPTIAGVTLLSLGNGAPDVFSSFVSFMGSGGTNIDVGLNTVLGGASFISCVVVGIISISIRKRLVRVDKSDFVRDTSFYLLVIVCLILILIQKEIDVWAAMAFSSLYIVYVIGVYVSHTHRRNSGKTSESHSNLSNGSHDLTVPIMSSMERDGNEELSAAEEGALEHISAVEEVKKGCFQLPRPSDSCQMLIFILELPLYIPRRLTIPVVCEERWSKPYAVASVTLAPVLLSSLWNHQYANAAFETSLWIYLIGSIIGLVFGFVACLTTEKSSPPKKCLFPWLAAGFLMSVAWSYITAQELVALLVSIGYILGVSPSILGLTVLAWGNSLGDLITNLTMALNGGPDGAQIAFSACYAGPIFNTLFGLGLSFVGSSWSKYPSAVVIQGDPYLLETLGLLAGGLLWALVVLPRRDMTLDGVLGGGLLVIYTISMSLRLIQTLGGRSFQLQTVVA